The DNA window ttcgttttttttccgTGTTTATTCAGGCACGTATACTTGAATGCCCCCGCCGCGACGCACCTTCAGCCGGaaccgctggccgtccagcGCGAACAGCTTGGCCCAGCGGTCCTTGTGGCTTCTTCTCGCCTgggcctcggcctcctcgaccaCTCTGGGTGGCCACTCCGCGCGCTCGAGCTCCTTCCATGGCTTCCCGCCCAGCGACTGCTGCCTGCGGAGGCATGGTCGCTGCGGTGGCGGTCTTGCCTCGGGGCACGACTCCTGCCGCGCGAgcttcggtggtggtggtacgggccacacccacggaccCTTCTCCGGGTTCTCTCCCGCGTCTTCGACCTCTACCCGTGCGCGAACTTGCGGGTCGCGCGCTCGCTTCTCCACCGGCCTCCATCCGACCGCGCCCACCTCCTCCCACACGCGGGCCTCCGGCGTGTCCTCCGGCGGTGCGGGCCACGTCCAGGTCACCGTTTGCTGGTGCCACCGGAGGCCGCCCAGGCCGATCGTGCGCAGCGTTTGCGCGACGTGCGCCTGGTCCACTTCCCAGGACTGCTGCCGCTCGCACCGGGGCCCCTCCTCATCCTGGggtggcggcgtcggtggtgctggcggcggtgttggcgtgcgtggtggcggtggtggctgcggctgcgccggtggcggcgtcggcggtaacggcggctgcggttgcggcgtcggtggctgcggcatccccgggtgctgcggctccggtgtcggcggctgcggctgctgctgcgttgttggtggcggtggcggctgcgacggcggcggtggtgtcggtggcaacggcggctgccgTGGTGGCAACGACGGTGCGTGGGGCACCCACagtgcctcctcctcctcttgcCACTCCGACAGGCGTTTTTCCCACGCGgccttggcggcggctgccttccgctccaccaccatccgctcgAACCGCCGCAGCGTGGCGATCCGTGCCTCCGCGAACTCGCGCACCTCCCGCGGGTCCTTCGACGGCATCGCCTCTCCCAGCCGAATCCGACCGTGGCCCTGTGTCGCCCGCCGCACGCTGCGGTAGGCCATCCTCGCCTTCGCGCTCCGGCCTCCTTCGTCCTCCTCCGAGGATACCACCGGGGTGACGGTCTTACccccgtcgtcctcctcgctctCTGAGGAGAGGGACACGTAATCCACGGGTTCTTCGTGGATCGCCTCCATCGCCTCGTCCTCCGACAGCTCCGTGTCGGGCACCTCCTCCGTGTCCTCCTGGACCGGGGATGGGGATCGCGACACCAAGGGTgacgccagaagctggaggTAGGACTCGGAGTCCGCCCTCCATAtcgctccgggctgttccccGGTGCCGGTCACCCTCACCTCCCGGTTGTTCTCTACGTAGCTGCTCATCTCGTGCCGTCTTGATTTCAAAAGAAAGCCTCTAGCTTTTTCCGCCGCGACGAAACCTCGGTTTTCGATTTATTCCTTTCCGCCGTTATTCCGcggggcctgtaccggtaacgggaTTCTCCTCCGTGCACCTGCCTCCTACGGAATTCGCAATCGTGTGCGTTAGCCGTTAacggttttccggctgtgtaccctccctgtcccgctctcgcgctccaacgggccttttgtgtgtgtgtgtgagtgtgagtgatTAACTGCGACTTCCGACTtctcgataccctgtatcgtcttcccccctTCTTCGCGAAAGGGTTTTATTGTGGTGTGTCGCTCTCGTTGTCCTCTGGCCCGCCGGCGCCCGCGCTTCCCGGCTTCAAATCGCTAATATGAGCCGTTTTTGTCTTCTTCGTTGTGGCGTGttccaaaatacaaatcacCGGCGACGggaatttctttattttgaacgGCCCGTCGAACTTCGGTGCCAGTTTTGCCGCGAAGCCCTCAGCTGCTTTTGATaggtggtgctccttggcccacacagtttcgcccaccttgggtttccacggcctCCTCCGGAGATTATAGTGGCGCGCCTGATCCTGCGCTGCCTTTTCCATGTTCCTCCGCACCAGTTCGAAGATCTCCTTCAGTTTTCCCGCGTTTTCCGCCGGCGTCTGTGGACATCTGCCCGttccggccgtctgttcgtcgaacAACGCATTTGGCAGCCTCGGTTCTCTTCCCTGCGTTATAAATGCCGGCGAGTATCCAGTGGTTTCTGCCACGCTCGTGTTCACcgccaactgcagctctggccagttctcgtcccatgtcctctgatcggcccccgtgaactgcgcgatcatcgtcttcacggtcctgttggccctttcggtcgggttttcttgtggagtgtatggagccgtgagctggtgttttacacccagctcccccaaaaacctcttgaatgccctgctcgtgaactggactccgttgtccgtgatcatgacCTTTGGCACTCCGTACCTGGCCACTATCCGCTCTCGCACGTCCTTTCGCAGCGTCTCGGTGGTCGCCCTACGCATCggaacgatctcgg is part of the Drosophila yakuba strain Tai18E2 chromosome 2R, Prin_Dyak_Tai18E2_2.1, whole genome shotgun sequence genome and encodes:
- the LOC120321069 gene encoding actin cytoskeleton-regulatory complex protein PAN1-like, coding for MSSYVENNREVRVTGTGEQPGAIWRADSESYLQLLASPLVSRSPSPVQEDTEEVPDTELSEDEAMEAIHEEPVDYVSLSSESEEDDGGKTVTPVVSSEEDEGGRSAKARMAYRSVRRATQGHGRIRLGEAMPSKDPREVREFAEARIATLRRFERMVVERKAAAAKAAWEKRLSEWQEEEEALWVPHAPSLPPRQPPLPPTPPPPSQPPPPPTTQQQPQPPTPEPQHPGMPQPPTPQPQPPLPPTPPPAQPQPPPPPRTPTPPPAPPTPPPQDEEGPRCERQQSWEVDQAHVAQTLRTIGLGGLRWHQQTVTWTWPAPPEDTPEARVWEEVGAVGWRPVEKRARDPQVRARVEVEDAGENPEKGPWVWPVPPPPKLARQESCPEARPPPQRPCLRRQQSLGGKPWKELERAEWPPRVVEEAEAQARRSHKDRWAKLFALDGQRFRLKVRRGGGIQVYVPE